One stretch of Macaca nemestrina isolate mMacNem1 chromosome 17, mMacNem.hap1, whole genome shotgun sequence DNA includes these proteins:
- the BLTP2 gene encoding bridge-like lipid transfer protein family member 2 isoform X3, with translation MPLLFSALLVLLLVALSALFLGRWLVVRLATKWCQRKLQAELKIGSFRFFWIQNVSLKFQQHQQTVEIDNLWISSKLLSHDLPHYVALCFGEVRIRTDLQKVSGLSAPFSQSAGVDQKELSFSPSLLKIFCQLFSIHVDAINIMVLKVDTSESLWHIQISRSRFLLDSDGKRLICEVSLCKINSKVLKSGQLEDTCLVELSLALDLCLKVGISSRHLTAITVDVWTLHAELHEGLFQSQLLCQGPSLASKPVPCSEVTENLVEPTLPGLFLLQQLPDQVKVKMENTSVVLSMNSQKRHLTWTLKLLQFLYHRDEDQLPLRSFTANSDMAQMSTELLLEDGLLLSQSRQRIVCLSSLKASVQVTTIDLSASLVLNTCIIHYRHQEFSHWLHLLALETQGSSSPVLKQRKKRTFPQILAPIIFSTSISNVNISIQLGDTPPFALGFNSVSLDYQHLRPQSIHQRGVLTVDHLCWRVGSDSHIQRAPHPPNMHVWGEALVLDSFTLQGSYNQPLGLSSTQSDTLFLDCTIRGLQVEASDTCAQCLSRILSLMGPQSGKSAVSRHSSFGESVSLLWKVDLKVEDMNLFTLSALVGASEVRLDTLTILGSAETSTVGIQGLVLALVKSVTEKMQPCCKAPDIPTPVLSLSMISITYHSSIRSLEVQCGAGLTLLWSPPDHMYLYQHILATLQCRDLLRATVFPETVPSLALETSGTISELEGRAPEPLPPKRLLNLTLEVSTAKLTAFVAEDKFITLAAESVSLSRHGGSLQAYCPELAAGFDGNSIFNFKEVEVQLLPELEEMILHRNPFPALQTLRNRVWLLSLGSVSVEFPYQYDFSRTLDEAVGVQKWLKGLHRGTHAWASPGPVPLPPDLLLKVQHFSWVFLDDIFEVKLHDNYELMKDESKESAKRLQLLDAKVAALRKQHGELLPARKIEELYASLERKNIEIYIQRSRRLYGNTPMRRALLTWSLAGLELVALADASFHGPEHVVEQVQELDPGSPFPPEGVDLVIQWCRMLKCNVKTFLVRIRDYPRYLFEIRDWRLMGRLVGTEQSGQPCSRRRQILHLGLPWGNVAVERNMPPLKFYHDFHSEIFQYTVVWGPCWDPAWTLIGQCVDLLTKPSADPSPPLPWWDKSRLLFHGDWHMDIEQANLHQLATEDPYNTTENMHWEWSHLSFHWKPGQFVFKGDLDINVRTASKYDDCCFLHLPDLCMTLDLQWLCHGNPHDHHSVTLRAPEFLPEVPLGQLHDSYRAFRSENLNLSIKMDLTRHSGTISQPRILLYSSTLRWMQNFWATWTSVTRPICRGKLFNNLKPSKKKLGQHYKQLSYTALFPQLQVHYWASFAQQRGIQIECSQGHVFTRGTQRLIPQGTVMRRLISDWSVTQMVSDLSQVTVHLMASPTEENADHCLDPLVTKTHLLSLSSLTYQRHSNRTAEEELSTRDGDPTFHTHQLHLVDLRISWTTTNRDIAFGLYDGYKKAAVLKRNLSTEALKGLKIDPQMPAKKPKRGVPSSASAPPRANTPSFSGRPDKGSSGGAYMLQKLIEETDRFVVFTEEESGMSDQLCGIAACQTDDIYNRNCLIELVNCQMVLRGAETEGCVIVSAAKAQLLQCQHHPAWYGDTLKQKTSWTCLLDGMQYFATTESSPTEQDGRQLWLEVKNIEEHRQRSLDSVQELMESGQAVGGMVTTTTDWNQPAEAQQAQQVQRIISRCSCRMYYISYSHDIDPELATQIKPPEVLENQEKEDLLKKQEGAVDTFTLIHHELEISTNPAQYAMILDIVNNLLLHVEPKRKEHSEKKQRVRFQLEISSNPEEQRSSILHLQEAVRQHVAQIRQLEKQMYSIMKSLQDDSKNENLLDLNQKLQLQLNQEKANLQLESEELNILIRCFKDFQLQRANKMELRKQQEDVSVVRRTEFYFAQARWRLTEEDGQLGIAELELQRFLYSKVNKSDDTAEHLLELGWFTMNNLLPNAVYKVVLRPQSSCQSGRQLALRLFSKVRPPVGGISVKEHFEVNVVPLTIQLTHQFFHRMMGFFFPGRSVEDDEVGDEEDKSKLVTTGIPVVKPRQLIATDDAVPLGPGKGVAQGLTRSSGVRRSFRKSPEHPVDDIDKMKERAAMNNSFIYIKIPQVPLCVSYKGEKNSVDWGDLNLVLPCLEYHNNTWTWLDFAMAVKRDSRKALVAQVIKEKLRLKPATGSEVRGKLETKSDLNMQQQEEEEKARLLIGLSVGDKNPGKKSIFGRRK, from the exons ATGCCTCTGCTCTTCTCCGCGCTGTTGGTCTTGCTGCTGGTTGCGCTTAGCGCCCTCTTTCTAGGCCG GTGGCTTGTGGTCCGGTTGGCCACCAAGTGGTGTCAGCGGAAGCTGCAGGCGGAGCTAAAGATTGGCTCCTTCCGCTTTTTTTGGATCCAGAATGTCAGTCTTAAGTTTCAGCAACACCAGCAAACAGTG GAAATTGATAACCTGTGGATTTCCAGCAAACTCCTTAGCCATGATCTTCC ACACTATGTGGCATTGTGCTTTGGAGAAGTGCGTATCAGAACGGACCTACAGAAAGTTTCTGGCCTGTCTGCCCCattctcccagagtgctggggtggATCAAAAGGAACTGTCCTTCAGCCCATCCTTATTGAAGATCTTCTGCCAA CTATTCTCCATTCATGTAGATGCTATAAACATCATGGTTCTCAAGGTGGATACTTCTGAGTCCTTATGGCATATTCAGATCAGTAGAAGCAGATTTCTTTTGGATAGTGATGGGAAAAG gCTAATCTGTGAGGTGAGCTTATGTAAGATCAACAGCAAAGTTCTAAAGAGTGGTCAGCTG GAGGACACCTGCCTAGTGGAGCTCTCACTGGCCCTGGACCTGTGTCTAAAGGTGGGCATTAGCAGTCGGCATCTCACGGCTATCACTGTGGATGTGTGGACACTCCATGCTGAGCTGCATGAGGGCCTCTTCCAGAGCCAATTGCTGTGCCAGGGCCCAAGCCTAGCATCTAAGCCTGTTCCCTGTTCAG AGGTGACAGAGAACTTGGTTGAGCCAACTCTGCCTGGCCTGTTCCTCCTCCAGCAGCTGCCAGACCAGGTCAAGGTTAAGATGGAGAACACAAGCGTGGTATTGTCCATGAATAGTCAAAAGAG GCACCTGACTTGGACTCTGAAGCTGCTGCAGTTCCTGTACCACCGTGATGAGGATCAGCTGCCCCTTCGAAGCTTCACAGCAAACTCCGATATGGCACAGATGAGCACTGAACTCCTGCTGGAAG ATGGGTTGTTGCTGTCCCAGAGTCGCCAGCGCATTGTCTGCCTCAGCTCCCTCAAGGCTAGTGTGCAG GTGACCACCATTGacctctcagcctccctagttctGAACACTTGCATCATTCACTACCGGcaccaggaattctctcactggCTGCACCTGCTAGCACTGGAAACCCAAGGGTCTAGTTCACCTGTTcttaagcaaaggaaaaaaag AACCTTCCCCCAAATCCTGGCTCCCATCATCTTTAGCACCTCCATCTCCAATGTCAACATTTCCATTCAACTTGGAGATACACCGCCTTTTGCCTTGGGATTCAATTCTGTCTCTCTGG ATTACCAGCACCTCAGGCCACAAAGCATCCATCAGCGGGGTGTCCTGACTGTAGACCACCTCTGCTGGCGTGTGGGCAGTGACTCCCACATTCAGCGGGCACCACACCCACCCAATATGCATGTTTGGGGTGAGGCGCTTGTTCTGGACTCCTTCACGCTACAG GGTAGCTATAACCAGCCTCTGGGCCTGTCCAGCACCCAGTCAGATACCCTCTTTCTTGATTGTACCATTCGAGGACTTCAGGTGGAAGCATCAGATACCTGTGCCCAGTGTCTGTCTCGTATCTTATCCCTGATGGGTCCACAGTCTGGGAAGTCAGCTGTCTCTAGGCACTCTTCATTTGGGGAATCTGTGTCATTACTGTGGAAAGTGGACTTGAAGGTCGAAGACATGAATTTGTTCACCCTTTCTGCCTTGGTTG GTGCTTCAGAGGTACGACTGGACACCCTGACTATCCTGGGCAGTGCAGAGACCTCCACTGTGGGAATTCAAGGACTTGTGTTAGCGCTGGTGAAATCAGTCACAGAAAAGATGCAACCCTGTTGCAAGGCCCCTGACATCCCTACCCCAGTGCTCAGCCTTTCCATGATCTCCATCACCTATCACAGCAGCATCCGCTCTCTGGAG GTTCAGTGTGGTGCAGGGCTGACCTTACTTTGGAGTCCCCCAGATCACATGTACCTGTACCAGCATATCCTGGCCACTCTACAGTGCCGAGACCTACTAAGAGCCACTGTGTTTCCTGAGACTGTACCATCCCTTGCACTAGAGACTTCAGGAACCATTTCTGAGCTAGAAGGCCGTGCCCCTGAACCATTACCCCCAAAGCGGCTGCTAAACCTAACCCTGGAGGTGAGCACAGCCAAACTCACAGCTTTTGTAGCTGAGGATAAGTTCATTACCCTGGCTGCAGAGAGTGTGTCACTGAGCCGGCATGGAGGTTCCTTGCAGGCATACTGTCCTGAGCTGGCAGCTGGCTTTGATGGCAATAGTATCTTCAACTtcaaggaggtggaggtgcagCTGCTGCCTGAGCTGGAAGAGATGATCCTCCACCGGAACCCCTTCCCTGCGCTGCAGACCCTCCGGAACCGTGTTTGGCTTCTCTCCCTCGGCTCAGTCTCAGTGGAGTTTCCTTATCAGTATGACTTTTCTCGAACTCTAGATGAGGCTGTGGGAGTTCAGAAGTGGCTGAAGGGACTGCATCGAGGGACTCATGCTTgggcctctccaggccctgtcccGCTCCCACCTGATCTACTCTTAAAGGTTCAGCACTTCTCATGGGTTTTCTTGGATGATATTTTTGAGGTGAAACTTCATGATAACTATGAGCTGATGAAGGATGAAAGTAAGGAGAGTGCCAAAAGACTGCAGCTACTGGATGCCAAAGTGGCCGCCCTTCGGAAGCAGCATGGGGAGTTATTGCCTGCCCGCAAAATTGAGGAGCTCTATGCCTCTTTGGAACGCAAAAACATTGAAATCTACATCCAGCGTTCCCGTCGTCTCTATGGCAACACACCCATGCGCCGGGCACTGCTCACTTGGAGCTTAGCAGGGCTAGAGCTGGTAGCTCTGGCAGATGCCTCTTTCCATGGTCCTGAGCATGTGGTAGAACAGGTTCAAGAGCTTGATCCAGGCAGCCCTTTTCCCCCTGAGGGAGTAGATCTTGTCATTCAGTGGTGTCGAATGCTCAAGTGCAATGTCAAGACCTTTCTGG TGCGGATCAGAGACTATCCACGGTACCTGTTTGAGATCCGTGACTGGCGGCTGATGGGTCGACTTGTGGGCACCGAGCAGAGTGGTCAGCCTTGCTCCCGTCGGCGTCAGATCTTGCACTTGGGGCTTCCGTGGGGTAACGTGGCAGTGGAGAGGAACATGCCCCCACTCAAATTCTACCATGACTTCCACT CGGAAATATTCCAGTACACAGTGGTATGGGGCCCATGCTGGGATCCAGCCTGGACACTGATTGGTCAGTGTGTGGACCTCTTGACCAAGCCCTCAGCTGACCCCAGCCCACCTTTGCCCTGGTGGGACAAGAGCCGTCTTTTGTTCCATGGAGACTGGCACATGGACATTGAACAGGCGAACCTGCACCAGCTGGCCACCGAG GATCCATACAACACAACTGAAAATATGCACTGGGAGTGGAGCCACCTGTCTTTTCATTGGAAACCTGGTCAGTTTGTGTTCAAGGGTGACTTGGATATCAACGTGAGAACAGCCTCTAA GTATGACGACTGCTGCTTCCTTCACCTGCCTGACCTCTGCATGACACTGGACCTGCAGTGGCTGTGCCATGGGAACCCCCATGATCACCATAGTGTCACTCTGCGGGCCCCAGAGTTCCTGCCTGAGGTGCCCTTGGGCCAGCTTCATGACTCCTACCGGGCCTTTCGCTCGGAGAACCTCAATCTCTCCATCAAGATGGATCTGACTCGGCACAGTGGAA CAATATCCCAACCCCGAATTCTGCTATATAGTAGTACCCTGCGCTGGATGCAGAACTTCTGGGCAACTTGGACTAGTGTCACAAGGCCTATCTGCAGGGGAAAGCTCTTCAATAACCTGAAACCCAGCAAGAAGAAACTTGGTCAGCACTACAAGCAACTTTCCTATACAGCCCTCTTTCCCCAGCTGCAG GTACATTATTGGGCCTCATTTGCCCAGCAACGGGGCATCCAGATTGAGTGCAGTCAGGGCCATGTCTTTACTCGGGGGACTCAGCGGCTCATACCTCAAG GCACAGTAATGCGGCGCCTTATCTCTGATTGGAGTGTTACCCAGATGGTGAGTGACCTAAGTCAGGTGACCGTTCACCTGATGGCCTCACCCACTGAAGAGAATGCTGATCACTGTCTTGATCCTTTGGTAACAAAGACCCACCTGCTGAGCTTATCCTCCCTCACCTACCAACGGCATAGCAATCGCACAGCTGAGGAG GAGCTCTCTACTCGTGATGGGGATCCTACCTTTCATACACATCAGCTGCACTTAGTAGATTTACGGATTTCCTGGACAACTACTAATCGAGACATTGCCTTTGGGTTATATGATGGCTACAAAAAGGCAGCTGTACTCAAACGTAATCTCTCTACGGAGGCCCTGAAGGGGTTAAAGATTGATCCACAGATGCCAGCCAAAAAGCCAAAGCGGGGTGTCCCAAGTAGTGCCTCAGCCCCACCTCGTGCTAACACTCCCAGCTTCAGTGGACGGCCTGATAAGGGGTCATCAGGAG GTGCTTACATGTTGCAGAAACTAATTGAAGAGACAGACAGGTTTGTAGTGTTCACAGAAGAGGAATCAGGCATGAGTGACCAGTTGTGTGGCATTGCTGCCTGCCAGACGGATGACATATACAACCGAAACTGCCTTATTGAACTGGTCAACTGTCAG ATGGTTCTTCGTGGAGCAGAGACAGAAGGCTGTGTCATTGTGTCAGCTGCCAAAGCCCAACTGCTGCAGTGCCAGCACCATCCAGCCTGGTATGGTGATACATTGAAGCAAAAGACATCCTGGACTTGCCTCTTGGATGGCATGCAGTACTTTGCCACCACTGAGAGCAGCCCCACGGAGCAGGATGGCCGACAGCTCTGGTTAGAG GTGAAGAATATCGAGGAGCACCGGCAGCGTAGTTTGGACTCTGTGCAGGAGCTGATGGAGAGTGGGCAGGCAGTGGGCGGCATGGTTACCACAACCACAG ATTGGAACCAGCCAGCTGAGGCACAACAAGCCCAGCAAGTCCAGCGGATCATTTCGCGTTGCAGCTGCCGAATGTACTATATTAGTTACAGCCATGACATTGATCCTGAACTAGCAACTCAGATTAAGCCACCTGAAGTTCTTGAGAACCAGGAAAAGGAAGATCTCCTAAAGAAGCAGGAAG GGGCTGTGGATACCTTCACCCTTATCCACCATGAGCTGGAAATTTCCACCAACCCAGCTCAGTATGCCATGATCCTGGACATTGTCAACAACTTGCTGCTCCACGTAGAACCTAAGCGGAAG GAGCATAGTGAGAAGAAGCAACGGGTCAGGTTCCAGCTTGAGATCTCTAGCAATCCAGAGGAGCAACGCAGCAGCATACTGCATTTGCAGGAGGCTGTGCGGCAGCATGTGGCCCAAATACGACAGCTTGAGAAGCAGATGTATTCTATCATGAAG TCTTTGCAGGATGACAGTAAGAATGAGAATCTGCTTGACCTGAACCAGAAGCTTCAGTTGCAGTTAAACCAGGAGAAGGCCAACCTGCAGCTGGAAAGTGAAGAACTGAATATCCTCATCAG GTGTTTTAAGGATTTCCAACTGCAGCGGGCTAACAAGATGGAGCTGCGAAAGCAGCAAGAAGATGTGAGTGTGGTCCGTCGCACTGAGTTTTACTTTGCTCAGGCACGGTGGCGCCTGACAGAGGAAGATGGACAGCTGGGAATTGCTGAATTAGAACTGCAGAGGTTCCTCTACAGCAAG GTGAATAAATCTGATGACACAGCAGAACATCTTCTGGAGTTGGGCTGGTTTACTATGAACAACCTCCTCCCCAATGCTGTCTATAAG GTAGTACTGCGGCCCCAGAGCTCCTGCCAGTCTGGGCGACAGCTAGCTCTCCGCCTCTTCAGCAAAGTTCGGCCCCCTGTTGGGGGTATCTCTGTTAAGGAGCATTTTGAG GTAAATGTGGTGCCTCTCACCATCCAGCTGACACACCAGTTCTTCCATAGAATGATGGGCTTTTTCTTTCCTGGCCGAAGTGTGGAAGATGATGAAGTTGGTGATGAAGAGGATAAGTCCAAACTGGTGACTACTG GAATACCAGTGGTGAAGCCTCGGCAGCTGATTGCAACAGATGATGCAGTACCACTGGGCCCTGGGAAGGGTGTGGCACAGGGTTTGACTCGGAGTTCTGGGGTCAGAAGGTCATTTCGCAAATCTCCAGAG CACCCTGTGGATGACATTGACAAGATGAAAGAGCGAGCTGCCATGAACAACTCCTTCATCTACATAAAGATTCCACAGGTTCCACTGTGTGTCAGCTACAAG GGTGAGAAGAACAGTGTGGACTGGGGTGACCTTAACCTGGTGCTGCCCTGTCTGGAGTACCACAACAACACATGGACATGGCTAGACTTTGCCATGGCTGTCAAAAGGGACAGCCGCAAAGCCCTGGTTGCCCAG GTGATCAAAGAGAAGCTAAGACTGAAGCCTGCAACAGGCTCTGAGGTCCGGGGAAAGCTAGAAACTAAATCGGATCTGAACATGCaacagcaggaagaggaggagaaagccCGGCTCCTCATTGGTTTAAGTGTGGGCGACAAGAACCCTGGCAAGAAGTCCATCTTTGGCAGGCGCAAATGA